One genomic region from Methanobrevibacter oralis encodes:
- a CDS encoding restriction endonuclease subunit S, giving the protein MQYPLNFYLEFKYYKIEDIGEVVSGGTPSTNKNEYWYGDISWITPKDLSSYSDIYISKGERNISQEGLNNSSARLIPKNTVLMTSRAPIGYIAIANNELSTNQGFKSLICNEDICYHKYFYYWLKLNIKYIINNSNGSTFKEISGGTFKNLEISIPSINDQKRVISILWNVDKKISMLKKINNFYKFHHLQKTIP; this is encoded by the coding sequence TTGCAATATCCATTAAATTTTTATTTAGAATTTAAATATTACAAAATTGAGGATATTGGAGAAGTTGTTTCAGGAGGTACTCCTTCAACAAACAAAAATGAGTACTGGTATGGAGATATAAGTTGGATTACACCAAAAGATTTGTCTTCTTATAGTGATATTTATATTTCTAAAGGTGAGAGAAATATTTCCCAAGAAGGATTAAATAATTCTAGTGCAAGATTAATTCCTAAAAATACTGTTTTAATGACTTCTAGAGCACCAATTGGATATATTGCTATTGCAAATAATGAATTATCTACAAATCAAGGATTTAAAAGTTTAATTTGTAATGAGGATATTTGCTATCACAAATATTTCTATTATTGGCTTAAATTAAACATAAAATACATTATAAATAATTCTAATGGTTCAACATTTAAAGAAATATCTGGAGGAACTTTTAAAAACTTAGAAATATCAATACCTTCAATCAATGACCAAAAAAGAGTTATTTCAATTTTATGGAATGTGGATAAAAAAATTTCTATGTTGAAGAAAATAAATAATTTTTATAAATTTCATCACCTTCAGAAGACAATTCCATAA
- a CDS encoding type I restriction endonuclease subunit R produces the protein MYFNESLLEESFKTLFENEGYICNLGEEIESRSIKEVIIKEDLIKFIKSKYTELSDEEINLIANTIENISDDTLYDLNKKFNKYLTEGMLFKRMNADDKDLMIDLVDINDINSNIFRFVNQVEIKGYEFRIPDGIIFVNGLPLVVLEFKSAIREEATIYNAYEQITIRYMRDIPDLFKYNSFVVISDGVNNKYGSVFADYDYYYSWRRQDDNFEEVDGIDSAFSMVMGLFKKERFIDIVKNFVYFPDKANIETKMISRYSQYFAATKLHDSIKRNMKPHGNGKGGTYFGATGCGKSLTMLFLTRLLMRDIDLKNPTILLITDRTDLDKQLSELFINSKKFIGDDNVVKIKSREDLKEKLYKNESGSVYLTTIQKFTEDLDLLSDRSNIICISDEAHRTQINLESKQVITDKGVKKKYGFAKFLHDSLPNATYVGFTGTPVDKTLDVFGPVVDKYTMKESIEDGVTVNLIYNGRAADIILNQIKVNDIEEYYQKCEEEGANEYQIEASKKEVAKMNSLIGDEDRLRQIAKDFIKLYETRVEENATVKGKALFVCATRPIAYKFYKIILDLRPEWGELAYSDEEITDYEKRLLKKMPKVKMVMTRNQDDDKEMYELLGNDADRDEAARQFKNEKSNFKIAIVRDKWLTGFDAPCLDTIFIDKPIKEHNLIQTISRVNRTYEGKEKGLIVDYIGIKKYMNQALGKYTNFDSEEFEEVEEAVKIVKNELNILHNMFHNFNDKMFFTGTPLEKLECLNNAVEYIQATEELEKRFMKSVKRLKSSYNLCINHKDITNKEREYIHFYTGIKAVLFKLTKGEAPDIHQMNRAAMQLMEQAIESTGVEEVVNIEGNIQDIDILSDEYLDRIMKIKQPNTRIKILERLLKQTLNEYGKTNKIKALSFTERLNNLIDEYNNRIDDKKLVEEVIDDVMEGLIDLIKDIEKDKKSYKEKNIDFEEKAFYDILDLIAKKHDFEYPEEKLIKLAKEVKQLVSDVTKYVDWDIRKDINAQFKVDLIILLGKNKYPPQLNNEVFDEVFEQAKNFRRNI, from the coding sequence ATGTATTTTAATGAATCTTTGTTAGAAGAATCATTTAAAACATTATTTGAAAATGAAGGGTATATTTGTAATCTTGGTGAAGAAATTGAATCAAGAAGTATAAAAGAAGTTATTATTAAAGAAGATTTAATTAAATTTATCAAATCAAAATATACGGAGTTATCAGATGAAGAAATTAATTTAATTGCAAATACTATTGAAAATATTTCTGATGATACACTATATGATTTAAATAAAAAATTTAACAAGTATCTAACTGAAGGAATGCTGTTTAAAAGAATGAATGCAGATGATAAAGATTTAATGATAGATTTAGTTGATATTAATGATATTAACTCAAATATTTTTAGATTTGTAAATCAAGTTGAAATTAAAGGATATGAATTCCGCATCCCTGATGGAATTATTTTTGTTAATGGTTTGCCATTAGTTGTATTAGAATTTAAAAGTGCGATTAGGGAAGAAGCTACAATTTACAATGCATATGAACAAATAACTATAAGATACATGAGAGATATTCCGGATTTATTTAAATATAATTCTTTTGTTGTTATTAGCGATGGAGTGAATAATAAATACGGATCCGTATTTGCTGATTATGATTACTATTATAGTTGGAGAAGACAAGATGATAATTTTGAAGAAGTTGATGGAATAGATTCAGCATTCAGTATGGTAATGGGCCTATTTAAAAAAGAAAGATTCATTGACATAGTCAAAAATTTTGTTTACTTTCCAGATAAAGCAAATATTGAAACAAAGATGATTTCAAGATATTCACAATATTTCGCTGCAACAAAATTACATGACAGCATTAAAAGGAATATGAAACCTCATGGCAATGGTAAAGGAGGAACATATTTTGGAGCAACAGGATGTGGAAAAAGTTTAACAATGCTTTTTTTAACAAGATTGCTGATGAGAGATATTGATTTAAAAAATCCTACAATCTTATTAATAACTGATAGAACAGATCTTGACAAACAACTATCAGAATTATTTATCAACTCTAAAAAATTCATTGGAGACGATAATGTTGTAAAAATCAAATCTCGTGAAGATTTAAAAGAAAAATTATATAAAAATGAAAGTGGATCAGTTTATTTAACTACCATACAAAAATTCACAGAAGATTTAGATTTATTAAGTGATAGAAGTAATATTATTTGCATTTCTGATGAAGCACATAGAACCCAAATAAATTTAGAATCAAAACAAGTAATCACAGATAAAGGTGTTAAAAAGAAATATGGATTTGCTAAATTTTTACATGACTCACTGCCTAATGCAACCTATGTAGGATTTACAGGAACACCAGTTGATAAAACTTTAGATGTATTTGGTCCTGTTGTAGATAAATACACTATGAAAGAATCAATAGAAGATGGCGTGACAGTTAATCTAATTTATAATGGAAGGGCAGCAGATATTATATTAAATCAAATCAAAGTTAATGATATAGAAGAATATTATCAGAAATGTGAAGAGGAAGGAGCAAATGAGTATCAAATTGAAGCTAGTAAAAAAGAAGTAGCAAAAATGAACTCATTAATTGGTGATGAAGATAGATTAAGACAAATAGCTAAAGATTTTATTAAATTATATGAGACAAGAGTTGAGGAAAATGCGACTGTTAAAGGTAAGGCATTATTTGTATGTGCAACAAGACCTATAGCTTATAAATTTTATAAGATTATTTTAGATTTAAGACCAGAATGGGGAGAACTTGCTTATTCTGATGAAGAAATTACAGATTATGAAAAAAGATTACTTAAGAAAATGCCTAAAGTCAAAATGGTCATGACACGAAACCAAGATGATGATAAAGAAATGTATGAATTATTAGGCAATGATGCTGATCGTGATGAAGCTGCAAGACAATTCAAAAATGAAAAATCTAATTTTAAAATAGCAATTGTAAGAGATAAATGGTTAACTGGTTTTGATGCGCCTTGTTTAGATACAATATTCATAGATAAACCTATAAAAGAACATAATTTAATTCAAACAATATCCAGAGTTAATAGAACATATGAAGGAAAAGAAAAAGGATTGATTGTTGATTACATTGGAATTAAAAAATATATGAATCAAGCTTTAGGTAAATATACAAATTTTGACTCAGAAGAATTTGAAGAAGTCGAAGAAGCTGTAAAAATAGTTAAAAATGAATTGAACATTTTACATAATATGTTTCACAATTTCAATGATAAAATGTTCTTCACAGGAACTCCATTAGAAAAACTAGAATGTTTAAATAATGCAGTAGAATATATACAAGCTACAGAAGAATTAGAAAAACGATTCATGAAATCCGTAAAAAGATTAAAATCATCATATAATCTTTGTATCAATCACAAAGATATAACTAATAAAGAAAGAGAATATATTCATTTTTACACTGGCATTAAAGCAGTACTATTTAAATTAACTAAAGGGGAAGCTCCAGATATTCATCAAATGAATAGGGCTGCAATGCAATTAATGGAACAAGCCATAGAATCAACTGGTGTTGAAGAAGTTGTTAATATTGAAGGTAACATTCAAGACATTGATATATTATCTGATGAGTATTTAGATAGGATTATGAAAATAAAACAACCAAATACCCGTATTAAAATATTAGAAAGATTATTAAAACAAACTTTAAATGAGTATGGTAAAACAAATAAAATAAAAGCATTATCATTCACTGAAAGATTAAATAATCTTATTGATGAGTATAATAATCGTATTGATGACAAAAAATTAGTTGAAGAAGTTATTGATGATGTAATGGAAGGATTAATAGATTTGATAAAAGATATCGAAAAAGACAAGAAATCCTATAAAGAAAAAAACATTGATTTTGAAGAAAAAGCTTTTTATGATATATTAGATTTAATTGCTAAAAAACATGATTTTGAATATCCTGAAGAAAAATTAATTAAATTAGCAAAAGAAGTTAAACAATTAGTATCTGATGTTACTAAGTATGTTGATTGGGACATCCGAAAAGATATAAATGCTCAATTTAAGGTAGACTTAATCATATTATTAGGTAAAAATAAATATCCCCCACAATTGAATAATGAAGTATTTGATGAAGTATTTGAACAAGCAAAAAATTTTAGAAGGAATATATAG
- a CDS encoding restriction endonuclease subunit S — MKFDYKKLGNLIEISETKNKDLTVTKLVGMNIHKEFIPSVANTIGTNLARYKLINENQFACNLMHVGRDKSVVISLFTSKKPTIISPAYKVFEIKNKEMILPKFLMMYFRRSEFDRLGWFYTDSSIRGSLDWAKFCDIKIPIPTLEIQEKIVKIYEFLNYRIKLKERINKNLINICKAIFRKDFINYENYNDLKDSDCGLIPSDFEVKSIDEISKEVVCGKTPPTKKEENYGKDMPFITIPDMHNNVFVITTERKLSEIGIKSQIKKTLPKNSVCVSCIATAGLVSLTYEKSQTNQQINSIICAEDISPYFIYLYIEEMSEYIKLLGSGGSTTLNLNKNEFSKIKLVIPPKKTMDKFHNYIKSLFEEIKSNQLEIIKLTKLRDALLPKLMSGEIDVSKINYDLE, encoded by the coding sequence ATGAAATTCGATTATAAAAAGTTAGGAAATTTGATTGAAATATCGGAAACAAAAAATAAAGATTTAACTGTAACAAAACTTGTTGGAATGAATATACATAAAGAATTTATACCCTCTGTCGCAAATACGATTGGAACAAATCTGGCAAGATATAAATTAATTAATGAGAATCAATTTGCTTGTAATTTAATGCACGTAGGTAGAGATAAATCAGTAGTTATATCTTTATTCACCTCGAAAAAACCAACTATTATTTCTCCAGCATATAAAGTTTTTGAAATAAAAAATAAAGAGATGATACTTCCAAAATTTTTGATGATGTATTTTCGAAGATCTGAATTTGACCGGTTAGGATGGTTTTATACTGATAGTAGTATTAGGGGTAGTTTAGATTGGGCAAAATTTTGCGATATTAAGATTCCAATTCCAACATTAGAAATACAAGAAAAAATTGTTAAAATTTATGAATTTTTAAATTATAGGATAAAATTAAAAGAAAGAATAAATAAAAATTTAATTAATATATGCAAAGCTATTTTTAGAAAAGATTTTATTAATTATGAAAATTACAATGATTTAAAAGATAGTGATTGTGGTTTAATTCCATCAGATTTTGAAGTAAAATCCATAGATGAAATTTCTAAAGAAGTTGTTTGTGGTAAAACGCCTCCAACAAAAAAAGAAGAGAATTATGGAAAGGACATGCCTTTTATAACCATTCCAGACATGCATAATAATGTTTTTGTAATAACAACTGAAAGAAAATTGTCTGAAATAGGAATTAAAAGTCAAATTAAAAAGACTTTACCCAAAAATAGTGTTTGTGTAAGTTGTATTGCTACTGCAGGTTTAGTTAGTTTAACTTATGAAAAAAGTCAAACCAACCAACAGATTAATAGTATAATATGTGCTGAAGATATAAGTCCATATTTTATTTATTTGTACATTGAAGAAATGTCTGAATACATTAAACTTCTTGGTTCTGGTGGAAGTACAACATTAAATTTAAATAAAAATGAATTTTCTAAAATAAAACTTGTGATTCCGCCTAAAAAAACTATGGATAAGTTTCATAATTATATAAAATCACTATTTGAAGAAATAAAATCTAATCAACTTGAAATTATAAAATTAACAAAATTAAGAGATGCATTACTCCCTAAATTAATGTCTGGTGAAATTGATGTTTCTAAGATAAATTATGATTTAGAATAA
- the xerA gene encoding site-specific tyrosine recombinase/integron integrase, with translation MKTKIISKIQNKMKPYLNQDQYLKLTNTLLNSLKDIELIDNNNELNEIDNFKLLNLFLSAKQVEGCSDKTIVYYKSTIEKMLEKLKKQVYNITTDDLRKYLFDHKYAKNSSKTTIDNIRRIFSSFFSWLEDEDYILKNPVRRIHRVKTGRVVKEVLTDENLEILRDNCDEIRDLSMVELLTSTGIRVGELVRLNIEDVDFYERECVVFGKGESERVVYFDARTKIHLIEYLQGRNDNNPALFVSLNKPFKRLGISGVETRIRELGKKCNIKKVHPHKFRRTMATNAIDKGMPIEQVQKLLGHVQIDTTMQYAMVNQSNVKLAHRKFIG, from the coding sequence ATGAAAACAAAAATAATATCAAAAATACAAAACAAAATGAAACCTTATTTAAATCAAGACCAATATCTAAAATTAACAAATACCTTGTTAAATTCACTTAAAGATATTGAATTGATTGATAATAACAATGAGCTAAATGAAATAGATAATTTTAAATTATTAAATTTATTTTTATCTGCAAAACAAGTAGAAGGTTGTTCTGATAAGACAATTGTTTATTATAAATCAACAATTGAAAAAATGTTAGAAAAATTAAAAAAACAAGTTTATAACATTACAACAGATGATTTAAGAAAATATCTTTTTGATCATAAATATGCTAAAAATTCATCAAAAACAACAATTGACAATATAAGAAGAATATTCTCAAGTTTCTTTTCATGGTTAGAAGATGAAGATTATATACTCAAAAATCCTGTTAGACGAATACATCGTGTGAAAACAGGTCGTGTTGTTAAGGAAGTATTAACAGATGAAAATTTAGAAATTTTAAGAGATAATTGTGATGAAATAAGAGATTTATCAATGGTAGAATTATTAACATCAACTGGAATCCGAGTAGGAGAATTAGTGCGATTAAACATAGAAGATGTTGATTTTTATGAGCGAGAATGTGTTGTATTTGGGAAAGGAGAAAGTGAAAGAGTAGTGTACTTTGATGCTAGAACTAAAATACATTTAATAGAATATTTACAAGGAAGAAATGATAATAATCCTGCACTATTTGTTTCATTGAATAAACCATTTAAAAGATTAGGAATAAGTGGTGTTGAAACTCGAATAAGAGAATTAGGTAAAAAATGTAATATAAAAAAAGTTCACCCCCACAAATTCAGAAGAACAATGGCAACAAATGCCATTGATAAAGGAATGCCTATAGAACAAGTGCAAAAATTACTTGGACATGTGCAAATTGATACAACTATGCAATATGCAATGGTAAACCAAAGCAATGTTAAACTTGCACATCGTAAATTCATTGGATAA
- a CDS encoding type I restriction-modification system subunit M, translating into MAKEVSFEEKLWKSAIKLRGGVETAEYKHVVLSLIFLKYVNDRFDKQLNKITKEFGEEYIDIPEFYIKDNAFYIPETSRWSYIMENAKQSDITIKIDTALHDIELNNEGLKGALPNNYYSRLEIDHTKLASLLDVINTIKIKDDEEDSIGRIYEYFLGQFAGKEGQGKGEFYTPKSVVKLIAELIEPYDGKIYDPCCGSGGMFVQSMEFIKQHEGNSKNVSIYGQEAIATTRKLGMMNLAIRGISYNLGEKNADTFLNDLHKDLKADYIMANPPFNLDSWREDNQLINDYRWSGYEIPPVGNANYAWILHMVSKLSENGVAGFILSNGALNSGGVEYNIRKKLIENGLIESIMVLPMKLFYSTNISVTLWVINKNKIETSIKKNDELKTYRNRKDEVIFFDLRNMGSPYNKKYVELTDDDRNKVVETFHRWQLDISDYGDVPEFCYSASLDEIKENDYDLSPSQYIEFVNKDETMDYDSEMTRLSRELEELLKEESNSTDILIKLMKELDYEIRL; encoded by the coding sequence ATGGCTAAAGAAGTAAGTTTTGAAGAAAAATTATGGAAATCTGCAATAAAACTTAGGGGCGGTGTTGAAACTGCAGAATATAAACATGTTGTATTAAGTTTAATATTTTTAAAATATGTTAATGATCGCTTTGATAAACAGTTAAATAAGATTACAAAAGAGTTTGGTGAAGAATATATAGATATCCCTGAGTTTTATATTAAGGATAATGCCTTTTACATACCTGAAACCTCTCGTTGGTCTTATATAATGGAAAATGCCAAACAGAGCGACATTACTATTAAAATTGATACTGCATTACATGACATTGAATTAAATAATGAAGGATTGAAAGGTGCATTACCTAATAATTATTATTCCAGATTAGAAATAGATCATACAAAACTTGCATCATTATTGGATGTAATAAATACAATTAAAATTAAAGATGATGAAGAAGACAGTATTGGTAGAATATATGAATATTTTTTAGGTCAATTTGCAGGTAAAGAAGGACAAGGAAAAGGAGAATTTTATACACCAAAATCTGTTGTAAAATTAATAGCTGAATTAATTGAACCTTATGATGGTAAAATTTACGACCCTTGCTGTGGTTCTGGAGGAATGTTTGTTCAATCAATGGAATTTATTAAACAACATGAAGGAAATAGTAAAAATGTTTCAATTTATGGACAAGAAGCAATAGCCACAACCAGAAAATTAGGTATGATGAATTTAGCAATAAGAGGAATCTCATATAATCTTGGTGAAAAAAATGCAGATACATTTTTGAATGATCTACATAAGGATTTAAAAGCAGATTATATCATGGCAAATCCCCCATTCAATTTAGATAGTTGGAGAGAAGATAACCAATTAATAAATGATTATAGATGGTCAGGATATGAGATTCCACCAGTTGGAAATGCAAATTATGCATGGATTTTACATATGGTATCTAAATTATCTGAAAATGGAGTAGCAGGGTTCATTTTATCAAATGGCGCGTTAAATTCTGGCGGTGTTGAATATAACATTAGAAAAAAATTAATCGAAAATGGATTAATTGAATCAATAATGGTTTTACCTATGAAATTATTCTATTCCACTAATATCTCAGTAACATTATGGGTTATCAATAAAAATAAAATTGAAACATCAATTAAAAAGAATGATGAACTTAAAACATATAGAAACAGAAAAGATGAAGTCATATTTTTTGATTTAAGAAATATGGGTTCTCCATATAATAAAAAATATGTTGAATTAACTGATGATGATAGAAATAAAGTTGTGGAGACTTTTCATAGATGGCAATTAGATATTTCTGATTATGGAGATGTTCCTGAATTTTGTTATTCTGCATCTCTTGATGAAATTAAAGAAAATGATTATGATTTATCTCCTAGTCAATATATAGAATTTGTAAATAAAGATGAAACTATGGATTATGATTCTGAAATGACTAGATTAAGTAGAGAACTTGAAGAGTTACTTAAAGAAGAATCAAACTCTACAGATATTTTGATTAAATTGATGAAGGAGTTAGATTATGAAATTCGATTATAA
- a CDS encoding restriction endonuclease subunit S: MDIANGIFKKEFLNFEEYDNNNLNSSEFGLIPKKWFYVSLDKISDVTIGKTPPRKEPQWFSETNGIKWISIKDLGKSEVYVFETSEYLTEEAIYKFNVKLIPKDTVILSFKLTVGRLGITTEKMVTNEAIAHFKLNNDLITTEYLYLYLKNFNYESLGSTSSIAKAINSKIVKKIPILIPSKEKLNSVSILFNSIFEQIKINQGEISKLTKLRDILLPKLMSGEIDVSKINYDLKIMLVILYKKIVNLILRITK; the protein is encoded by the coding sequence ATGGATATTGCAAATGGAATTTTTAAAAAAGAGTTTTTGAATTTTGAGGAATATGATAATAATAATTTGAATTCTTCTGAATTTGGATTAATTCCTAAAAAATGGTTTTATGTCTCTTTAGATAAAATATCTGATGTAACTATTGGAAAAACACCACCACGTAAAGAACCTCAATGGTTTTCAGAGACTAATGGAATAAAATGGATTTCAATAAAAGACCTTGGAAAATCAGAAGTATATGTTTTTGAAACATCGGAATATCTCACTGAAGAAGCAATTTATAAATTTAATGTTAAATTAATACCAAAAGATACTGTGATTTTAAGTTTTAAACTTACTGTTGGTAGATTGGGAATTACTACTGAAAAAATGGTAACTAATGAAGCTATTGCGCATTTTAAATTGAATAACGATTTAATAACAACAGAGTATCTTTATTTATATCTTAAAAATTTTAATTATGAGTCATTGGGAAGTACATCATCAATAGCTAAAGCTATTAATTCTAAAATTGTCAAAAAGATTCCGATATTAATTCCTTCAAAAGAAAAATTAAATTCTGTATCAATACTATTTAATAGTATTTTTGAACAGATTAAAATAAATCAAGGCGAAATATCAAAGTTAACTAAATTAAGAGACATTTTACTTCCTAAACTCATGTCGGGTGAAATTGATGTTTCTAAGATAAATTATGATTTGAAAATAATGTTAGTTATTTTATACAAAAAAATTGTAAATTTGATATTGAGGATTACAAAATGA
- a CDS encoding AbiTii domain-containing protein, producing the protein MTKLISDLQNDIINGEDDLQILRKALILSKQSNLDDFTIFISNELDGYDEFEELPDYRIFECTLMGDTKYEKYIPTVVDGLPDDSLHTIHLYESIPQIIDLINSNYPFFIKTLDYRIQKPILESNNELVNIYRTCPMHKLKAIVSNVKNIILEWCIELENQDVFTNDEKLDAIRNDSHVIINHVDNFNIMGDNAQITNIISIKGDIQDNLNGILDILNSENIDEDIKINIQNNVVVIKEELEKENFDLSKIQYASNTIKSVIKDIAISATANVLTQHIDQIISLITSLIQL; encoded by the coding sequence ATGACAAAGTTAATATCCGATTTGCAAAATGATATAATTAACGGAGAAGATGATTTACAAATCTTACGTAAAGCACTAATCTTATCAAAACAATCAAATTTAGATGATTTTACTATCTTTATTAGCAATGAACTTGATGGTTATGATGAATTTGAAGAACTACCGGATTATAGAATATTCGAATGTACTTTAATGGGAGATACAAAATATGAAAAATATATTCCAACAGTAGTGGATGGGTTGCCTGATGACTCATTACATACAATACATTTATATGAATCAATTCCACAAATAATTGATTTAATTAATTCAAATTATCCTTTTTTCATTAAAACATTAGATTATAGGATACAAAAACCTATTTTAGAAAGTAATAATGAGTTAGTTAACATATATAGGACATGTCCAATGCATAAACTTAAAGCAATAGTCTCTAATGTAAAAAATATTATTTTAGAATGGTGTATAGAATTAGAAAATCAAGATGTATTTACAAATGATGAAAAATTGGATGCAATAAGAAATGATTCTCATGTTATAATTAATCATGTTGATAATTTTAATATTATGGGGGATAATGCTCAGATTACTAATATTATTTCAATAAAAGGAGACATTCAGGATAATTTAAATGGCATATTAGACATACTAAATTCTGAGAATATTGATGAAGACATAAAAATAAATATTCAAAACAATGTTGTTGTGATTAAAGAAGAATTAGAAAAGGAAAACTTTGATTTAAGCAAAATACAATATGCGAGCAATACGATAAAATCTGTTATTAAAGATATTGCAATTTCAGCTACTGCAAATGTATTGACACAACATATTGATCAAATAATTAGTTTAATTACTTCCTTAATACAACTTTAA